TCGGCCCATCCatccataagtctgattctcgacagcgTCCGATTGGTTCTTCAGCTGTTTTACTgttgattctcctccattttatgTTGTAATCTCTGCAAGAGGTTAATtgccaagtacaagtggaaatagTTTATTCTAGAACAAATGTGCactgcaagcataactagttctcctttattttagtaatattgacgggcGAAACtggtctataacgaccgtcaacaatcgCTATGGCTGTTGACGGTTGTTAAGTACCAAATTCGACCGTCAattatctcaaaaaaaataaagagaactCATATTTCTTACACGCATATTCATTTCAAATAATGTAGTTCCACTTGTCATTGGAGAATAATGTGAATGCAGGGATTATCAACCAAATGAAGGTGAAAATGAGCTGACATGTGAAGAAACACAGTTCCCGCCAATTAGGAGAGTGCACAAGGATTTAAGGGCCCACAAATCAAAAGCAAAACTAACATAATTGAGGCTAATCCACCGTGCACCAACTCAAGGGCCTAGACATCATGCTCACAAAGAAAGGCGGTGGAGAGGTtaccctggttcggccgaaccaggctTGGTCCCTCTCATCTCCACCTTCCACATGGCAACCCCTCATTGGTTCCCTATGGCAGTTGTAGGTGATAACTGTCATTAGTAACCATCATTGGGCAGCTATAAAAGGAGAAGAAGCTCTCCCTTTCAAAATACACACAagaagcaatctctctctcatttGTATTACTCTCTAGATTAATAGAGTTTAGGCTAAGAGTAGCTTACTATTTTGTTTCCTAGTCCTCTTGGAGATTCGAGTATGGCTCTAGTGCTCTTTTCTCTTTGTAAGACTTCTTTATTTATCGGTGTTCGTGGTTCATATACTACTTTGTCAATTATATGTTTCCTTGATGATTTTATACTTATTTCATATGCTATATATGTTTAGGCTAGTCGATCTATGCCATGGCATCGTTTTAATGATTTTAATGGGTGAGCTAGTTCTTACTTTTCCATCTGTCGGGTGGGATTTTCGGGGGAGCTAGATGCATTATTTAGCAACGCAAACATGGTTCTTGGGTTGATTAAATGTTGTTGGATGCGGGTATACCCCACGGGTTATAGAGCTTAGGCAGCACATGGTGACAACCATGTCCGTCCTTTGTAATACTCCATGTTCGGGTACGACGCAAGAATTGGTAAAATGTCATAACCACACTGGCAGACCAGTAGGGAGCAGTCTCTCGGTAGTGCCTATATGCATAGAACGAAGTCCTAAGcttgtatatgtatatgcatacGTATGTTTGTCTGTGAACTATGTATCGTAAATATAGAAGTATATAATAAACCATAGCACTCTTTTGTCCTTCTCCACAATCTAGTTTATCTTTTATCGAGATGATCTTCTATATGTCACACTACATCTATATTATCATTTACCCTTGCTTAGACCGTGGTTTATTAATCATACTATGATCATGAATATATTAGCCCATTCTTTAaaccgccgcctcccctgcGGAAAAACAAATAACGATACCCTAAATACTCACGAATGAAATGCTACAACGGTAtttgtgcgcttgcggatttatttGTGATCGTAACAAATACCAACAATGGCACAACACAATTATGTCTTGTACAGTTGTAGTCGGGTTGTCAATGTTTGTTCCAAAttgtagttatcatcaactcaccaaaAGATCAAACTAATCAGAGATGTAAGCATATTAAGTGGTATCACAGCTAAGAGCTTATCATGCACATTTTTGCCTTCTCAGGAGCTCACCAGCAAGTTTGGCTACATGCTGGAGATAAAGAGAGGAAGATATGTACGTAAGTGGTATAAAATGGATCCTTTTTGCAAACTTATCTAGTCTAAATTAAGTGAAATAAGTGGCTCATTGTGGAATTCtctataaaataaaagaaatttttttgtaTGGTCCCACTATGGGAAAGAAACaaggagagatgagagagaagagggaaggtGACAACCATGTTTGCGCCACATATGATCCTAAGCGTGTGTTTAGTTCAAGGGATAGGATGGGTCGGGTTGGGTTGATTCTATTTTTTAGGTATTTAGTTTGGAGGTAGATGGGATTGCACAAAGATCCAAATTGACCTTGTCTCTTAAAAACTGACCAACCAATCCAAATCACATTTCTCactagctgacatgtgggccatccCTTAAGAAGTAGTACCACGACACAACTATAGATCCAGACATCCGTGACAAGCTAATGCTACTCGTTGGAGATGACTCATCTCTAACAGGTCGAAAAGTATCACATTTTAGGTATGGTTATAGGGATAACCCACCATAGATACAAGGTCATTTGTGACGGGTCACAGTTGTAACATGTCACATATGACCTATAACGGGTCACAATCATGCCCCATGAAAGATAaaagtcatctgtgatgggtgTAATGAGatggcccatcacagatgagtaGTCCTAACTACCACCCATCACTAATAACATTATTTGTGATTCACACATAACAAGTCTGTCAAGTTTCTACATGGCCATGGTAAATCATAAACTTCTGGCTAGTGATGTGTGAGGAATGATCTagtaatatttaaaatattttagggGTTTTTCCGttgcatttaaaatttaaaattattttatggtttttcattgaaaattcaaaaaatgTAAATTCTAATCCATGATGGTTCGTAATTATAACCCGTCACAtatgagtcatctgtgatgtGGGATAGGTGGTATGTTACCACCCGTCATGGATGAGGTTTTGTCATTAGTGAGCACTAATCCTTAATGAGACTTTTTGTTCATCACAGATGGGTTAGCACCCGATACAAATAAGGGGTTCATTTATACTCTCGCCCCTCATAGTAAACGTATAGATAGGAACCTTCCATCTCAAAACACATGGATACGTCGAACCTATCCCATTCCCACCTTATCCCAAAACACATGGAAAatagaagattgagaagatacgcaaaacgaagtGAGTCATTTGTCCATAAttaatgaaatattaaatattttaaatttgaaagatatataaatatgatttttatagcaactttcctatagattttttttttgcaaaaaacatacCATTTAGAAGTTCAGGAAGCATGTGCGTGGGGAACAATGGATCTTTCCTCCCAACCTACCACAAAAGAACACAACAGGAACATGACAATTTTAGATCGGGATGATACACTTTAACAAAATCTGGGTCTTGACTATTTTTATGTACAGAGACCTAGATGACATAGCATAGGTCAATAAAATGTGGTTATATTTGTAGAGCTTGTTAGTTTTACATAGGAACGATTTATCTTGGTTCCGACTagttttgtgcttttttttcgtgtatgaaagtttttcccaccattccaaaataaatcaacttctagagttttaattttatcccaaaataaaccaattatTATCTTCTTTCTATCATCGATCCATAAATAGTATTTTTAATCCTTTCAATACCCTTTATCTACTTACCCATCAATATAACTTTAGTATTAACCAGGAGCATTTTGATCTTTCATCTCTCTTCTTAACTGCACCTTGGAATCTAGGAATGAAGTTTTATGGGACAGAGTGAGAAGTTTCCTCTGTGTTGACTAATAAGttggatttaatgaaactaatttaatatttagatgttgctaaactTTTCTATATGGTCGCGTTCTTTTCTCCGGCAAGAgtttggatgaagattaagattttcgtggcacgcttttcaaacactaaacggtgcgtttcatgcgaaaactttctatataaaagttgctctaaaatatcatattaatttatttttcaagtttgtaataattaaaactcaatcaatcatacgttaataccacctcgttttgcataaaaaacttaatcttcatctttatgtTCATTTTCAGGAGAAAAAGAGTACcacttaaatttaatcaaattaacaaagtttgactaagaaaaaaaatcaaacgaattatgatataaaacggatggagtatttataatttattagtaatcaTAACAATCAAttgttttgacaaaaaaaaaaaacttccctaACATTTTAGTTTTATTGTTTGGATTAATATTCTCACTACGCTTCTCTCCTGGTAGTACTAACACACGAAAGACGATAGATAGACGGTATAACCCCGTGAAACAGTCTCGGAGACTCGGATCCAAGTACCCCCGGCCCCCAACCCAGCAAAACCCAACACAATCCTCCCTCGCTACGCTACGCCGCGGCCGCACCGGAGGCGCACCCCGCCGGCCGCCAGCCATGTCGAAGCCCGCGGACCAGCCCCCGCCGTCGGACATGGAGGtcgacgccgcggccgacgaGAAGCCGCTCGTCAGGTTCTCCATCAACGGTGGgcttctcttcctcccctctccccactcCCCGATGGTTCCACGACCGATCCCTAGTTGCTGATCCGGGCGCCGCCggttctcctctcctcctcgcagTGCTGGAGCTCATGAGGGAGGCGCAGATGCAGCACGGCCTCCGCCACGGCGACTACACGCGGTACAGGTGCGCGCTCCCGGACTTCCTACCAGATCTGTCTACGATTTCCCCCCTCCGCCCCCCCCCCGTGTTAGATCGAATCGTCTAAGGCTCCCGATCTTATCTCCTGCGGTCTCTGATGGACTTGTGATGGATTGCCCTCATCTAATTGTATAGCTACCTGCGATCCAAACTGTTCTAtgcaaacctttttttttggtatatatatactgaatctctataattttttttttgaaaccgtcTCCTTAATTTCATTTTGAGAAATGATGAGAAATGTATATTTGCTCTGCAATGCCTGCTCTTTTTCCTGGCAGAGGTGCTTGAAAGGATTTTCGTTTCTATGTTAGTACAATCCCGTGGCATGTTTTTTGTTTTGCCCAATTATCTTGCTTTTGATTGTTATTTACAAGTTAGTCTGTATCTAGGATTTATACTATTACAGAAAGGATCAGAGCAGTCCCAGTGCTTCATGTAGGATAGTTCCTGTAGTATTGAATAGGGTGCTAGATGGGATTTTTGATAGAGTTAGCAATAGATTTATTGAGGAGAGAGTGATCTCATGTAAGAATCAGTTCTACGTGTAAACCAAGAAGGTAACAAGGAAATTTTATTGAGGAGGAGGATTGGAGGAAATTTTATGTTAATCCCTAATCTAGAAATAATACATTGACAAATTAGTTTCTAGAGTAGTGTCTATGTGATATGGCTTGGCATTGACACCACTTACTAGTGTATGTAATTTACCACTATTTTATTCCATCTGTGATAATGTCAATTTCAGTGAATTGGGGATTCTTCACAGTACAGTTGATCTAGCCCTAAAGGGCAAGTGCAATGTATACAGGAGATGTGAAAAGTCTAAAATGCCCATAATATTCTTAACACCCCCATTCAAATGCAATGATGCAGTAACATTGCATTTGAAAGGTAAAACTAAAAACTAGGACAAAGTAAATATTGGCATATCTCCAAAGTCTTGATGATGTCGTCAAAGTGTGCCAATTCTTGGATAttgaagaagaaaagatctGTCCCCTCAATGAAGTGGACCTCGGAGCCTTCAGAAATTGTTCTTTGACCCTCGGTACCTTACAGCCTTTACGAACCATTCTTCAGCCCTTCACTGATTCGGAGActtcgatgatgatgatgatagagGCCCTTCACAAACTGTTCTTGGGCCTTTACTattagatgatgatgatgatgatgatcagcTTTGACATAGAGCTGATGAAGTGATGATAACCAACTCTGACATGGAGCTGGTGAACTGATGACGTAGACCAACTCCGACGGGAAGCCGGGCAAGTTGGAGATAGATTGGCATGACCTCAACGAATTGAAGGATAGGCACTGACTTTGATGGAGTAAATGGGACCTAGTAAATGACACAATGATACTAGAAGATATGTGGCTGGACTGAGTGGATAGACTAGATAGGAAAGAAATCGATTTGTAGAGGATATTGATATGCTAGCAAAAGACATAGTGGTGGCTCAATCTAAACTAGCAGATGACTTAGGACACTAGCAAAAGACATTTGGAGAGGAATATCCTATAACAGCAGCAAAGACACTAACTAGCAGTCACATGATATTACTTTGGATGAACTGAATGCACTAGCAGATGAGATTAAGCAACTGATGAAGATGAATAATATAGTAGGTAGTAGAGATGATGATAGCAAGAGGATTGGAACTTGCTGATGCTAAGCCTGTTGTTGCTACTGCTAGAAGACAAAAGGAGCTTGAGGACAATGAGTAGAATAGACTCGATCTGAGCCTAAACCCCATGAATATCACCTGATCTGGTGAGAATGATGAAGAGGATACTCGAGGTCAAACAGATCTGCTGCTGCTTGAGGACGTGCAGCTGCCAGCAGGTCCTGGGTGAAGAGCTTGACCACTCCCTGCAGCAGAGAGCAAGGGCGACTGATGGCTGCCTTCTGCGAATGACGACAGATGACACGGCACCAGCCGATGGCGCGATAGATGGACGAAGCAGAGACGGGCGCCGCGACAGCGGTGGCTTTGACTGGCCGGGCTtgctgacgacgacgagccacggCAATGCAACATATCCGAGGTGGACAGTGAGGATGGCCCCGTGATTGACGAGGAACCGCAGAGGGGAACTACGGGTCTGACGAGGTCGGCAGTGGCTAGGAACTTGCTACTGCTGCAGGCTGTGGATGGGTTGGAGCAGATGATGACGATGAGAGGCAGCACACATGTGGCGGCCGCGACTGGCGGCAGGCACGCAACAACCATGACGAATGGGTGGTGACTGCGACGGATGACGTACTTAGGTGATGATGATGACCGACGATGCGGGCCCCTGGCTGCTCGCCGGGGAGCTGAACTAGAGTTAGGGATTGAGGAGAGACTCTGATACCATGTCAATTTCAGTGAATTGGGGATTTTCCACAGTACAGTTGATCTAGCCCTAAAGGGCAAATGTATACAGGAGATGTGAAAAGTCTAATATGCCCCTAATATTTCTTAACAATGATCATAATTAATTAGACCCAAgtaaatcaaaatcaaatcaacCTATATATTCTTTTACTTGCCATTCCTCCAACATCTGCCCCCTGCACCCTCAGACAACTCCTCAATTGTGAAATGCATTGCACTTGCATGGGCCACTATTTTTCTGTAATTAGTTAGTTAATGTTTCATGTTATTGGTTACACTTTGTCTCAAGGATGTTCATGACCTGCAGGAGATACTGTACCACACGTCTCAGAAGGTTATACAAGTCTCTCAAGTTTCTGCATGGCCGTGGTAAATATACCAAGAGGAATATAACAGAGTCAACAGTCACAGATGTGAGGTGTGATGCTTTCTGCTGATAATCTGTTATATAGCTTGGTGTCTCTGTTCATACTTCAATATCCGGGTGTTGTCTTCCCATTTTCAAAGTTGAAAGAAGTTACCATTTCATACTTCATAGCATGATGCCTTCTTGCCATCTAGATCTCAGGATATTGCTCCACCTAAACTATTTAGTGAACCAATTTGGGACTGCTATCTTACTTAAGCTGCTAAGAGCAATAGTAGGGAAACAGACCAGTGACCTGGTGGTAGAAGTTGTTAACCTCCTGGGTGTCTAGGATAATTGGGTTGGAGTCCTATGACAGTCTTAAGTTCCTATATCCATCATTTTTCCTTAGTGAAAACCAGAGCACACGCATAGAGACACCACCACCATGGCAGCACCACAAAAGAAGGTGAAATTGGGTGGTTATTGAGGATGATTAAAACCGTTTGGTGCCCTGTCATAAACGCATAGTGATGAGCTCAGTGTAATCTTGCTTCATAGTTATTGTTTGCTAAATGTTTGCACTCCTCGTTTGGTAATTGCATATGATGCCTCTGATTGTTCCTTGGCAGGCTATTCCCATCACCCAGCAAAAGTATTTATTATTATCGCCATATATGTatgtcacatcatttttttttaatgacttCATCAAGAAGTACAATGGCAGTGAGCATTACAGTTGAATTTGTGTAGTTTTTAGACATTTATTGCATCATTATATTCTGAAGTAATTTCAACATATGAGAGCAGGTTTCTACACATAGTATTTTATATGGCTGAGAGAGCATGGAGTCATGCGATGGAAAAGAAAACTGCTGGTCCAAATGCACAACAGCGTATCTACATGTTAGGTAGATTTAGAAAAGCTGTCAAATGGGCAACGCTTTTTTCACATTTATGTTCTCTAAAAGGAGATTCCAGGACGTCTTTGGAAGCTGAGGTGTGTTTCatacccccttttttttttttgagaaaactCAAATCAAGAAATTTTAAGGTGATATTGCCATATGAGAAAATAACCCTTACAATACTAACATTAAATAATTTCTTTGATAAAATTGTTTTGCAGGCATATGCTTCATACATGAAAGGTACCTTGCTGTTTGAGCAAGAGAAGAACATAGAGGCAGCAATGACAAATTTCAAGAACACCAGGTTAGGTTCTAGAAGTTTGGCCATTATTTCTTGCATATATTTTTCCATAATTGTTCTCCTTGTTGTTTGTACATATTTGATAATCAGCGCCACTGCTAAATCTTCTTTGCATTATAATTGTTGGGAGATCATTGATGGCTGAGTGATGTATTGTTTTTTCACAGGGCTGTATATGAGGAGCTTGGGAAATATGGGAGTATAGAAAATCAACTTTTATGCCGTCAGCGCATTGAGGAAGTGGAACCTATGATTGGATTTTGCTCTCGCAAACTAGGCGGATCAGCTTTGCAAGCACATGAACTACTAGATCTGGAAAAGGAGGGGCCTGCTTATGATCTTTTCAAGGCTAAGATTgaggtatatatatttgttttcttactACTGTTATAATATATGTTTGATGTTGTTCAAGAATTATGTAGAGGACATGGGATGTTTGGTGTAGAGATAAGTGCATGGTTTAACCTTGGAGAATTTGTTTAAAATtggatttttgttctttttaagTGGTATTGTGTGTAAGGTGGGAGAGCGGTGGTGCATGCACATGATACTTTTTTACTAGTTTTCTGTTGTAGGTGAGGGGGCAGATGGGGGTATGACTGGTTCCCTCATTTTTTATGTCAGAATCCTTTTGAAAATACACTGTTGATTGCAATGCACTAGGGTTTTAAATCATTTAGACCTTATTACTGAACACATTTGTTATGACATGAAACGTGAATGTTTGAACTTTTGTGGTTTTAGCGGTCTTGCAAGTCATAGACATATTAACTATATATGATCTCAACCTAAAATATGATATTTGCAACTTGTTTAGTTCTTGCTAGGAAGTAATGTTGTTGTTAGGCCACCTGTTCTGTTCAGTGGATTCTTCAGAAGATGCTTTTCTGGCTTATGCATGAGAAGCAGTTAGAGCTTGTGAGATCCTTGAAAGCAATGAAACTGTTTTGTACTGCAGTTTTTCTGTGAAGTGCTAAGTGTAAAAATTCAACGAACATATAGGATCTGCATACCAGTGAATGATGCAGCCAAATCCACAAACACAAATTGACATCTTGACTATAGAGATGAACATTTCCAAACCAGAAAATTGCATCGTCCAAATGCTGATGAGCAACTAGCTCTGTTCATCTCAATTTCCGGATATACAAAGGCAATGAAATTCTTTCTTGAGACATACAATGTTTGAATTACTACTCAAAGGTCATGCAAATTAAGGGGAAAGAAACATAAAACCTACATCTACGAAGGCCACCGCTCGATATGATGATCAGTTGACATCTTCATTGCAGCCAGATCATCTCGACCATTAGTAATGAATTAATGATGACTGGATCAGAAGTCAACGACATGATGAGTTTTACTGGAGAGGCATGCATGGGGCAGTGCTGGCATAGGAGTTAGGAGATGGAGAGAGCCAACCTGCAAGGAGTGAGCAGAGGAGGTGGCTTGACCTAGGAGTGAGGTGGTGGTGAATTGAATGGGACAGCAGGAGACGGTGTATAGAGGTGGTGTGCTCCTAGACTTCATCCTCTTTGCCCCCTAGCCTTATGGGTGCAGTTTGTCCCATGGGGTCATTGGGAGGAAGGGGTAATAGGCAGGAGAGAAATGTGCCTTTTTTATCTGATGGCGTTGTGGGTAATTTAATTGCCCCCAGTGGGTTGTAGGTACAGTATTTGATGGGCCTGACTTTTCCAAAATCATGGTTTAGAATCAGCTTGTTTATTTTGTCTTCTGCTTTTGTGGTTGAGAAGCTGGCTAGAAGCCCAAACAAAGCAGGGCGTAGTATCTGCACAACGTAGTTAGTCATTTCTTTTGCACTTGTGGGAATACAGTAAAATAAATGCAGTTAGGACGATGCTTGTTAATTCTGCATCCTTAAATTACTACGATAATGGACAATCTTTCGTCGACGTGAAAATTTCATgatcaaattattattattttgctgGTATGAACAATTTTGGTATGATTATTtttgttggattatttattcatATGTCATAGAACAAATCATGTAGTTCCTTGAAACCCCCACTCTCTTTGTATGGACAACTTTGAAATTTGGACATGCTAATTCAGCCTAATTCATTTTCTAACGAAGTCAGAAAGGAATTATTATCCTAGTCCGGATAGTGCTACATTAGTTTGGGTATATATTCTTGGCCATTGGGATTGCATATTTGAAAGAGGAGTATAAATGCCACGCTAGGTAATCTCACTCTTCCTGACAGCTGATGTTAGGCTGCGCACAATTTTTGCTATCAATTCCATGCTTAGATTTCTAACTGTTTGGAAATGATAATTTCATGTATTCTCAGTCagccaaactttttttttcatcttctaATATGTTTATGTTGGGGAAATTTTCAGGCTGTATTATCTGAGACAAGATCGCAGCAGGCAGCTTCCATGACCGAGTTTAGCTGGCTTGGTCGCAGATTTCCAATTACTAATGCAAAGACCCGTGTCTCCATTTTGAAAGGTATGCAGCATCTTTCTTTGTGTTTGTGGTCAGGTTGGCGATACGCATGGTTCCTACAACTCAGTGGGTGCGTGTTTGGTTTTGTACTCAGGGTTCTACCCCCTCTTTCTTCTTAATATACGCAGATCTCCTGCGTATtcgataaaaaaacaaattgctaCGTCTGCTTAGTTTTACTTGTCGAATTCTCTTTAATCTAGTTATATGATCAGCTCAACAGCTGGAGAAAGACTTGAATGGTGCAAACACAGAATCAGTTCCAGCGGACAAAAAACTTGGTATTTTTGACAAAATATTTTCTGCATACCATGACGCTCGGAGCTGCATCCGCAATGACTTGGTATGAAACACACGCATGCGCAGCAGCTTATATTCTAGAAGAATTCTATGCATCATATAATATTAATTCACATTCTTCTTTTCTGAATGCAGGCTTCTGCTGGCAATGCTGAGAATATAAGAGATGaattgaatggtcttgacaagGCTGTTAGTGCTGTCTTGGGATTCAGAACCATTGAGCGAAACCAATTACTCGTTAGTATTGCTAAAAGCAAGTTTACCAAGCACCGGGATGAGAAGAATGAGAAAATCACAAAACCAGAAGAACTTGTTCGGTTGTATGATCTGCTTATTCAAGTAAGGTTTCTTTTATATCAGGCATTTATAGAATTGTGTTCTTTTGCTGATGTGAAGCTGCTTTAATTTGCAGAATACAACAGATCTGACTGATTTAATTAGCTCAGGAAGGGATAAAAACAAGGAAGAGAACACTTTTATTCAGGAGTATGAGCTGAAAAGTTTGGCTTTCCGAGCTGAGAGGTCTGTTACAAATCGAGCTTGAATTTCCTTTTGCTTTCCATGCACATTCTCTGCTTTGGCTGTAAACCTCCTCACAATTAATCATGATATTGGCAAATGTCTTGCTTGCTACAAGAACCTTCAACTACGCCAATTACCTATCTACTAAACCATGTCCTCAATAATGAGTTATCAAGATTTAGCTGTGTTCTTTTCTACAGTTTCCCAACTTCTACTCTCATTTCTGCGTGCACGTTTCCCAaaatgctaaacggtgtgtttttgaaaaaaaaaattatattgaaaagTTGCtgtaaaatatcatattaatccatttttcaagttcttttgctaatacttaattaatcatgcgctaatgaacTACCTCTTTTCCGTGTGGGAGGGAAAGGTTTCCAACTCCCTGAAATGAACATTGCTACAAGGCATTTTCTGTGGTCACATTTTAAAATTACTGCTTTTATTTAAAACTTGCTAGGTTTATAGAATTTCATTTGAGTTATAGAAATGTGCGTCTAATGATGTCTAATCTCAAGTTAAATTGATAAACTGTGCAGATGTTTCTATTTGGCAAAGTCATACAGTTCAGCCGGTAAAAGGGCTGAAGCTTACGCGCTGTTTTGTCATGCCCGTTCAATCACTGATTCTGCAATGCAACAGCTGACTAACAGTCCTGACAAGGTTTTGCTAAACCCAACATTCTTCTTGCTGATTACATGTCATGTTATTTAATGTATTAGCCacagtttcaatttttttatgatcaATAAGAATTCAGTAGCTCCTAGATTATGGTTAATATTTTTATCGTTGATTTGAGTGTCACCATCAATACCATTTTGGGCTTGTATTATTAGTAATGAGCATGGTACTAAATAGTGGTGATAGTGGCCACTTTGTGGCCGCTGTAGTGGTAGTGGGCTCTAAGGTGACTCGATGTTACTGTAACAACGTAGCAATTCAAATGTCAAAACAGTGGGTATGGAATAGTGGACGTA
The Oryza glaberrima chromosome 8, OglaRS2, whole genome shotgun sequence DNA segment above includes these coding regions:
- the LOC127781328 gene encoding uncharacterized protein LOC127781328, with the protein product MSKPADQPPPSDMEVDAAADEKPLVRFSINVLELMREAQMQHGLRHGDYTRYRRYCTTRLRRLYKSLKFLHGRGKYTKRNITESTVTDVRFLHIVFYMAERAWSHAMEKKTAGPNAQQRIYMLGRFRKAVKWATLFSHLCSLKGDSRTSLEAEAYASYMKGTLLFEQEKNIEAAMTNFKNTRAVYEELGKYGSIENQLLCRQRIEEVEPMIGFCSRKLGGSALQAHELLDLEKEGPAYDLFKAKIEAVLSETRSQQAASMTEFSWLGRRFPITNAKTRVSILKAQQLEKDLNGANTESVPADKKLGIFDKIFSAYHDARSCIRNDLASAGNAENIRDELNGLDKAVSAVLGFRTIERNQLLVSIAKSKFTKHRDEKNEKITKPEELVRLYDLLIQNTTDLTDLISSGRDKNKEENTFIQEYELKSLAFRAERCFYLAKSYSSAGKRAEAYALFCHARSITDSAMQQLTNSPDKALVQDLKALSDSCRSNSFIEHATGIMEEENVPERLSKGVSTLSLGERKEAFLLDMLESYESALGESNTKTPCRIARFPPPFHSVPCNPIVLDMAYNAIEFPNIENRMKKEKKGLLSRFWG